A stretch of Terriglobia bacterium DNA encodes these proteins:
- a CDS encoding chemotaxis response regulator protein-glutamate methylesterase — MTLSKKTRVLIVDDSAFMRKVLQGIIASDPQLEVCGEARDGRDAVTQTETLKPDVISMDINMPHVDGLQATEIIMSSNPKPILIVSSESREGADVTLKALELGAIDFVAKPSGGVDLDMSSVKEELCRKLKMAAKVRVVRTATRSKLQHEVASSSPRVEPASKNGDNGLQEVRAAVNAAAKSAGKFPLIVLASSTGGPATLMKFIPYFPKDFPGAVVLVQHMPGNFTAQFSSQLAEVSQIKVKEAEAGEIIVPGQLYVCPGSHHLRVSPTGRISLDDGPRVSGYRPCADLTFESAAEYAGPMTIGVILTGMGNDGAKGAQTVRSVGGHVIAQDESTAVIFGMPQEAIKTGAVDQVLPMEAIYQGIEKRVLYIFGAAKVGAL; from the coding sequence ATGACGTTAAGTAAGAAAACTCGGGTGCTGATTGTGGATGACTCGGCGTTCATGCGCAAGGTGCTGCAAGGCATTATTGCGTCCGATCCGCAGCTTGAGGTGTGCGGCGAGGCGCGTGATGGCCGAGATGCCGTAACCCAAACCGAGACACTCAAGCCGGACGTCATCAGCATGGACATCAATATGCCGCACGTAGACGGTCTTCAGGCCACGGAGATCATCATGTCCAGCAATCCCAAGCCGATCCTGATTGTTAGCTCCGAGTCGCGTGAAGGTGCGGACGTCACGTTGAAAGCGCTGGAACTGGGCGCGATTGATTTTGTGGCCAAGCCAAGCGGCGGCGTTGATCTGGACATGAGTTCGGTGAAAGAAGAATTGTGCCGCAAGCTCAAGATGGCCGCGAAAGTACGAGTGGTCCGCACGGCAACGCGATCCAAGTTGCAGCATGAGGTAGCTTCGTCTTCACCGCGCGTGGAGCCTGCTTCAAAAAATGGCGACAACGGTCTTCAGGAAGTCCGCGCAGCGGTAAATGCAGCGGCCAAGAGCGCCGGGAAATTTCCGCTCATCGTATTGGCATCGTCCACTGGCGGGCCGGCCACACTGATGAAGTTCATACCGTACTTCCCCAAGGATTTTCCGGGAGCGGTGGTCCTGGTACAGCATATGCCGGGAAACTTTACCGCCCAATTCAGCAGTCAGTTGGCGGAAGTGTCACAGATCAAAGTGAAAGAAGCGGAAGCCGGCGAAATTATTGTTCCGGGCCAGCTTTATGTATGTCCCGGATCGCATCACCTTCGTGTTTCACCCACGGGCAGAATTTCCCTTGACGATGGCCCGCGCGTCAGCGGTTATCGTCCGTGCGCTGATCTTACGTTTGAAAGCGCTGCGGAGTATGCCGGGCCTATGACAATCGGCGTGATCCTAACAGGGATGGGAAATGATGGCGCCAAGGGCGCGCAGACGGTCCGTTCCGTTGGCGGGCATGTGATTGCGCAGGACGAATCGACCGCCGTAATTTTCGGCATGCCGCAAGAGGCCATTAAGACTGGCGCGGTGGACCAGGTCCTGCCGATGGAAGCGATCTATCAGGGGATCGAAAAGCGTGTTCTGTATATTTTTGGCGCGGCGAAAGTGGGGGCCTTGTGA
- a CDS encoding response regulator — MNQQGAEFVEIFLQEASERLQFLREYSGILQDAYPRQEDVERLHIAAHTLAGTSASYGFPLFAEISGKLAHIFQYALNATIAADAAGPLVEFISEAVALLESDLIMISTNGVESGEDIGVFKQRYPFAFQTSAVAQPQEERPQPKTAESAATATADKSDSILEASPAPIAEIPYEPLPPDGEVPAEVLEFFVPEAEEHLQIVTHCLLSLETNPSSEQIHRLLRAMHTVKGSAAQVGLHRISSVAHRAEDLIGRLREGELRPSAEIIDICLDAVDTLKKFLYHQWADEAVMQVSVHGLFSRIARLVPPEKEEAAVSSAAPVSDVHAPAIPQSVETAPAGYLQEIHLSDDEPVPAAVAAAPAEIQTQAVVPVAPHAVAEIKKPEGIEKFADEDLMRKEPASMPQSKSVRIALERLDRMMNAVGELVINRTRMLGRVAELERLADVLNFSKARMQDKVSEFQEKHEFSRIHSAPTPRPSEDFPLRSGYSSYSHSFDHSLAEFSELEMDRYDDFNILSRSLTEISADITEVLTQLDGFVRRVDGDIDEFTKLAHRLQDEITQARMVPIGNLYTRLSRTVRDAAKAVNKKVELTLAGAETELDNNIIQQISDPLIHLVRNAVAHGLERDEERYEQGKSDAGNVAVRAYHRGNHIYIEVEDDGRGIDYEKVRKTAVDHGMLSAESAAELGERDLLDLLFQPGFSTAPRKTELAGRGVGLDVVKSNLALLNGEIEVETQKGLGTRFTLKVPLTLIISQALFVRCGTSMFALPLSFVEEIRRLRINEIEEVGGKLLTKVRDVVTEIVRLDSVLGLEPIQPINGYFRMVIANVAGRQVGIVVEDVVRKDEIVIKSLGEFLRNLKMFPGATIAPDGSLILLIDVNRLVAGEAIEHRPLMTSANAARIFAPGAAAIAHGAIPQEAIDFVPEEKLVVLVDDSISVRKFVGRMLEKAGYRVKLAADGLEALEIVTQTRCDLVVTDLEMPRTNGYELLSHLRQDAKTRNIPVMVVTSRAGAKHRDRAMKEGAMAFLTKPVQEDQFITAVAKLIGSPAGQALEKAAAG, encoded by the coding sequence TTGAACCAGCAAGGGGCGGAATTCGTGGAGATATTCCTGCAGGAAGCGTCTGAGCGCCTGCAGTTTTTGCGGGAATATTCGGGCATCCTGCAGGACGCGTATCCACGCCAGGAGGATGTGGAGCGCCTGCACATTGCGGCGCACACGCTTGCCGGTACCTCTGCCTCCTATGGTTTTCCGCTCTTTGCTGAAATTTCCGGCAAGCTCGCGCACATTTTCCAGTACGCGCTGAATGCGACTATTGCCGCTGATGCGGCTGGCCCACTAGTCGAATTTATCTCTGAGGCCGTGGCACTGCTTGAGTCCGACCTCATTATGATCAGCACCAACGGGGTGGAATCGGGAGAAGACATCGGCGTCTTCAAGCAGCGTTATCCCTTTGCGTTCCAGACCTCTGCAGTGGCGCAGCCGCAAGAAGAAAGGCCTCAGCCAAAGACTGCGGAAAGTGCTGCTACCGCGACTGCTGACAAGTCAGATTCAATTCTGGAAGCATCACCTGCGCCCATAGCGGAGATTCCCTACGAGCCCCTGCCGCCCGACGGCGAAGTTCCTGCTGAAGTCCTGGAGTTCTTTGTCCCGGAAGCGGAAGAGCATTTGCAGATTGTGACGCACTGCCTGCTCTCGCTGGAAACCAATCCCAGCTCTGAGCAGATTCACCGGCTGCTACGCGCCATGCACACGGTAAAAGGATCGGCAGCGCAGGTTGGACTACACCGGATATCCAGCGTGGCGCACCGCGCGGAAGATTTGATCGGGCGCTTACGTGAAGGTGAGTTGCGACCAAGCGCCGAGATCATTGACATCTGTCTTGACGCGGTTGATACGCTTAAGAAATTTCTCTACCACCAATGGGCTGACGAAGCCGTTATGCAGGTTTCCGTCCACGGGCTGTTTTCGCGCATCGCGCGATTGGTGCCTCCGGAAAAAGAAGAGGCGGCAGTCAGTTCAGCCGCGCCAGTAAGCGATGTTCATGCTCCAGCAATTCCGCAGTCCGTGGAGACAGCTCCTGCCGGCTACTTGCAAGAGATACATCTTTCGGACGATGAACCAGTACCGGCGGCTGTGGCCGCGGCTCCTGCTGAGATACAAACTCAGGCGGTGGTCCCGGTAGCGCCGCATGCAGTGGCGGAAATCAAGAAGCCGGAAGGAATCGAAAAGTTCGCCGACGAAGACCTGATGCGCAAAGAGCCGGCTTCCATGCCGCAGTCCAAGTCTGTGCGCATTGCCCTGGAACGTTTAGACCGCATGATGAACGCCGTGGGCGAGTTGGTGATCAATCGCACGCGCATGCTGGGCCGCGTGGCCGAACTGGAACGTTTGGCCGACGTGCTGAATTTCTCCAAGGCGCGCATGCAGGACAAGGTCTCAGAATTCCAGGAGAAGCACGAGTTCAGCCGCATACACTCTGCGCCGACTCCAAGGCCATCAGAAGACTTTCCGCTGCGAAGCGGTTATTCCAGCTATTCGCACAGCTTTGACCATTCGCTGGCAGAGTTCAGTGAACTGGAGATGGATCGCTATGACGATTTCAATATCCTCTCGCGTTCACTGACAGAAATTTCTGCTGACATCACTGAAGTTTTGACGCAGCTTGACGGTTTTGTTCGGCGAGTGGATGGCGATATTGACGAGTTCACCAAACTGGCGCACCGCCTGCAGGATGAGATTACGCAGGCGCGCATGGTGCCGATAGGCAATCTGTACACGCGTCTCTCCCGCACGGTGCGCGATGCCGCTAAGGCGGTAAACAAAAAAGTTGAGCTCACGTTGGCGGGCGCCGAGACTGAACTGGATAACAATATCATCCAGCAGATTTCTGATCCGCTCATTCACCTGGTGCGTAACGCGGTGGCGCACGGCCTTGAGCGCGACGAAGAAAGATACGAGCAGGGCAAGAGCGATGCCGGCAATGTTGCCGTGCGGGCCTACCATCGCGGCAACCACATATATATAGAAGTAGAGGACGACGGCCGCGGCATTGATTACGAAAAGGTCCGCAAGACCGCGGTGGATCATGGCATGCTTTCCGCCGAAAGTGCCGCTGAACTTGGCGAACGCGACTTGCTCGATCTTCTGTTCCAGCCAGGATTTTCTACAGCCCCGCGCAAAACTGAGTTGGCCGGTCGCGGCGTAGGCCTGGATGTGGTGAAGTCAAACCTCGCACTGCTCAATGGTGAGATTGAAGTAGAGACACAAAAAGGGTTGGGCACGCGTTTCACGCTCAAAGTTCCTCTCACTCTCATTATTTCTCAGGCGTTGTTTGTGCGCTGCGGTACTTCCATGTTTGCTCTGCCACTTTCATTCGTGGAAGAAATCAGGCGGCTCAGGATCAACGAAATTGAAGAAGTTGGCGGCAAGCTGCTCACGAAAGTGCGTGACGTGGTCACGGAAATCGTGCGTCTTGATAGCGTTCTGGGGCTGGAGCCAATCCAACCGATCAATGGTTACTTCCGCATGGTGATTGCGAATGTCGCAGGCCGCCAGGTGGGAATCGTGGTGGAAGATGTTGTGCGTAAAGATGAAATCGTTATCAAGAGCCTGGGTGAGTTCCTGCGCAATCTGAAGATGTTTCCTGGTGCCACCATCGCTCCTGACGGTAGCTTGATTCTGCTGATTGACGTGAACCGCCTGGTGGCTGGCGAAGCAATTGAACATCGCCCGCTGATGACCAGCGCGAATGCGGCGAGAATTTTTGCTCCCGGTGCAGCGGCCATCGCGCATGGAGCTATCCCGCAGGAAGCCATTGATTTTGTTCCGGAAGAAAAACTTGTGGTGCTTGTGGACGACTCCATCAGCGTGCGCAAGTTTGTTGGTCGCATGCTGGAGAAGGCCGGTTACCGCGTGAAGTTGGCAGCGGACGGACTGGAAGCCCTGGAAATCGTAACGCAGACGCGTTGCGATCTGGTTGTCACCGATCTGGAAATGCCGAGAACGAATGGCTACGAGCTGTTGTCGCATTTGCGGCAGGACGCGAAGACTCGAAACATTCCGGTGATGGTGGTCACGTCGCGTGCCGGAGCCAAGCATCGGGACCGGGCAATGAAAGAGGGCGCAATGGCGTTTCTGACCAAGCCCGTACAAGAAGACCAATTTATTACAGCAGTGGCCAAGCTGATCGGCTCGCCGGCGGGACAGGCGTTGGAAAAGGCAGCGGCAGGATAG
- a CDS encoding protein-glutamate O-methyltransferase CheR: MAGVVTVSEHELSEIRGLIETRSGIHFDDSRERFFSTRVVEHVESRKLTHGTDLIRLIKNSNVEYDSLLQRLLTQETSFFRYPALFEALEKKVLPDLHMKKFWESPRSLRVWSAGCATGEEAYSIAMTVADAIEFADAWNIHILATDVSRDALEHADHGLYEPRDMETVAPRQREQYFSRVGDHYLVRPRIRNLVTFAPMNLAQVVYMGKFDCIFCMNVLIYFSEERRAQLIQRFYEYLEPGGYLFLGHAESINKADVKFETHIYRDARIYQKPANLARAATTQEKA; the protein is encoded by the coding sequence ATGGCAGGCGTAGTGACAGTGAGCGAACACGAATTGAGCGAGATACGCGGCTTGATTGAAACGCGCTCGGGAATCCATTTTGACGATTCGCGCGAACGCTTCTTTTCCACTCGCGTGGTTGAGCACGTTGAGTCCAGGAAGCTGACGCATGGTACCGACCTGATCCGCCTGATCAAAAATTCCAACGTCGAATATGATTCTCTGTTGCAGCGTCTGTTGACGCAGGAGACCTCATTCTTCCGCTACCCCGCGCTCTTTGAGGCGCTGGAGAAAAAGGTCTTGCCGGACCTGCACATGAAAAAATTCTGGGAGAGCCCACGTTCGCTGCGCGTCTGGAGCGCCGGATGCGCTACGGGAGAAGAGGCTTACAGCATCGCCATGACCGTGGCCGATGCAATTGAGTTTGCCGACGCATGGAACATTCATATCCTGGCCACGGATGTGAGCCGCGACGCGCTGGAGCACGCCGACCACGGCCTCTACGAACCCCGCGACATGGAAACCGTTGCGCCACGCCAGCGTGAACAGTATTTTTCCCGTGTCGGCGACCATTATCTGGTCCGTCCGCGCATTCGCAACCTGGTTACATTCGCGCCCATGAATCTTGCCCAGGTTGTCTATATGGGAAAGTTTGACTGCATCTTCTGCATGAACGTGCTGATTTATTTTTCTGAAGAGCGGCGCGCGCAGTTGATCCAGCGGTTTTATGAATATCTGGAGCCGGGCGGATATCTGTTTCTGGGCCATGCCGAGTCCATCAACAAGGCCGACGTAAAGTTTGAAACGCACATCTATCGCGATGCGCGGATTTACCAGAAGCCCGCCAACTTGGCGCGGGCCGCTACAACGCAGGAGAAAGCTTGA
- a CDS encoding methyl-accepting chemotaxis protein: MKGRLNSALWAMVIGDVVALFVVLWLAYSAGEQGKLPITDFGGLGQGSGLKLLFAFVIAAGAGLLTFITIGNRVLIPVKRLSDFAERFAQGDYRSRATVDSADDFGFIAEQLNRAAENSSRAVFNQEAQENLQKSVTEFLTIVSQIARGDLTLRGRVSNDALGNVVDSVNYMLDNFAKVLERVRKAAIDVQSSANEILIASEEMSTGAIQQDQEITNTSSAVEQLTVSMKQVSNNAEASAEAARRALDAAEQGNRSVRDTLEGMQRIRSSVQATAKRIKALGDRSLEISEIVNVINDITEQTNLLALNAAIEAARAGEAGRGFAVVADEVRKLAEHSRAATKDIAALIKAIQAETNDAVIVMEEGTKEVEIGAKLADQAGRALDAISTVVRQSAELVQEISLASKQQVRGTEGVANAMQIISNITRQTSQGARQTSRTVEQLVHMSEQLNEALSQFRVVAANQNALPSEARPELVSAAAAMSRR, translated from the coding sequence ATGAAAGGTCGTTTGAATTCGGCCCTATGGGCGATGGTGATTGGCGACGTGGTCGCGCTGTTTGTGGTCTTATGGCTGGCATACAGCGCCGGCGAGCAAGGCAAACTCCCGATCACCGACTTTGGCGGTCTGGGGCAGGGCTCCGGCTTGAAGCTGTTGTTTGCGTTCGTCATCGCCGCCGGCGCCGGCCTGTTGACCTTTATTACGATCGGCAACCGCGTGCTGATTCCGGTGAAGCGGCTCTCGGATTTTGCCGAGCGCTTTGCTCAGGGTGACTACCGCTCGCGCGCCACGGTTGATTCGGCGGATGATTTCGGCTTTATCGCCGAACAACTGAACCGTGCCGCGGAGAACTCGTCCCGCGCCGTCTTCAACCAGGAAGCGCAGGAAAATCTGCAGAAGAGCGTGACCGAGTTCCTGACCATCGTAAGCCAGATTGCCCGAGGCGACCTGACGCTGCGCGGCCGCGTGAGCAATGACGCGCTGGGCAACGTGGTGGACTCCGTCAACTACATGCTCGATAACTTTGCCAAAGTGCTGGAGCGCGTGCGCAAGGCCGCCATTGACGTGCAATCGAGCGCCAATGAAATCCTGATCGCGTCGGAAGAGATGTCCACCGGCGCAATTCAGCAGGACCAGGAAATTACCAACACTTCATCGGCCGTGGAACAGCTTACAGTTTCGATGAAACAGGTATCGAACAACGCTGAAGCCAGTGCTGAAGCGGCACGCCGTGCACTGGACGCCGCCGAACAGGGCAACCGCTCCGTGCGAGACACGCTGGAAGGCATGCAGCGCATTCGGTCTTCTGTGCAGGCAACCGCTAAGCGCATTAAGGCGCTGGGCGACCGCTCGCTGGAAATTTCCGAAATCGTCAACGTGATTAATGACATTACTGAACAGACCAACCTGCTGGCACTGAATGCAGCCATCGAAGCGGCCCGCGCCGGTGAAGCAGGACGCGGATTTGCCGTGGTTGCCGACGAAGTGCGCAAGCTGGCAGAACACTCACGCGCTGCGACGAAAGACATTGCCGCACTGATCAAAGCCATCCAGGCGGAGACGAATGATGCAGTCATCGTGATGGAAGAAGGCACGAAGGAAGTGGAAATCGGCGCCAAGCTGGCTGATCAGGCAGGACGAGCGTTGGACGCAATTTCAACCGTTGTGCGCCAGTCGGCTGAGCTGGTGCAGGAAATCTCTCTGGCCTCAAAACAGCAAGTGCGTGGTACGGAAGGCGTGGCCAACGCAATGCAGATTATCTCTAACATCACCCGCCAGACTTCGCAGGGCGCGCGGCAGACTTCGCGCACTGTAGAACAACTGGTGCATATGTCGGAACAGCTGAATGAAGCGCTATCGCAATTCCGCGTAGTCGCTGCCAATCAGAATGCGCTTCCCAGTGAAGCGCGTCCGGAACTGGTAAGCGCGGCGGCGGCAATGTCACGTCGTTAA
- a CDS encoding chemotaxis protein CheW translates to MPEEQQQLEPLSPEAEQLELLPQAEPERQYCLFRAGRERFCFSVLDVEEVVEWPNLTKVPLAPAFLMGIFNLRGSIVPVVDIALTEGRRPDLHPKHVVVASLKGEGDNDDLRIGIAADEVIGTCSTSEPLLVEEAPSEMPHCCGMLRHEDRMALALNLKKLTETFPVPVI, encoded by the coding sequence ATGCCAGAAGAACAGCAACAACTCGAACCACTTTCTCCGGAAGCCGAGCAGCTTGAACTGCTGCCCCAGGCGGAGCCGGAACGGCAGTATTGCCTGTTCCGCGCTGGACGCGAGCGCTTCTGCTTTTCCGTGCTCGATGTGGAGGAAGTCGTGGAATGGCCCAATCTGACCAAAGTCCCGCTGGCACCGGCATTCTTAATGGGCATCTTCAACCTACGTGGTTCGATAGTGCCTGTTGTGGATATCGCGTTGACGGAAGGCCGTCGTCCAGACCTGCACCCCAAGCATGTGGTGGTGGCCAGTCTCAAGGGCGAAGGCGATAACGACGATCTGCGGATCGGGATTGCGGCAGACGAGGTGATTGGCACTTGCAGCACCTCTGAGCCACTGCTGGTGGAGGAAGCGCCTAGTGAGATGCCGCACTGTTGCGGCATGTTGCGGCATGAAGACCGCATGGCGTTGGCACTGAATTTGAAGAAATTGACTGAGACGTTCCCCGTCCCAGTGATTTGA
- a CDS encoding response regulator, translating into MTKILIVDDSPAEVRLMQSVLDRAGYMSVSVHDPMRLEQMIDIERPNLILMDVVMPQRNGFQACRELKGNADYSRIPVIMVSSKNTESDKFWAKQQGADGYVVKPFTNEELLGTVRGLVGK; encoded by the coding sequence TTGACCAAGATTCTGATAGTCGATGATTCACCGGCCGAGGTCAGGCTCATGCAGTCCGTCCTGGATCGGGCCGGATACATGTCGGTTTCAGTTCATGATCCTATGCGCCTGGAACAGATGATCGACATCGAGCGTCCTAACTTGATCTTGATGGACGTGGTTATGCCACAGCGCAATGGCTTCCAGGCGTGCCGCGAACTGAAAGGCAACGCTGACTATTCGCGCATTCCAGTGATCATGGTGAGTTCCAAGAACACTGAGAGTGACAAGTTCTGGGCCAAGCAGCAGGGCGCGGACGGCTACGTGGTGAAGCCGTTTACGAATGAAGAGCTTTTGGGGACTGTGCGCGGATTAGTAGGGAAGTAA
- a CDS encoding sigma-54 dependent transcriptional regulator, whose product MTSDAKVRFMIVDDHPSIRKLCMTVGTSVGFSCVEAESAEAALSQLENGSPDIILTDLMMPNMSGLEFLPRVKQLLPRTEVAIMTGHGSIETAVQAMKLGAYDYITKPFRVEELKLLLQRMAEKVNLVAENQFLRDRVNAEMELSGIVGSSHKIQEVLRMIARLKDTRTPVLITGESGTGKELVARAIHYRGLLSKRPFVAVDCGSLVPTLIESELFGYEKGAFTGAMRSKEGLFQTANGGTIFLDEIGELSPELQAKLLRVLQEKEVRPVGSNQKFKVDVRVIAATNRDLEAAQKEGTFRKDLYFRLNVVTLNLPPLRERRSDVVSLVHYFLDRFAPGKTITISPAAMEAMFQYDWPGNVRELENCIERAVALGDQEMIEVSDLPPAVRKQKEWISSGDEMDLEYEPAPSSNTDLEELERETIQRVFEQVNGDKARARQMLGISRATLYRKLKRYNIGPGAKAASASS is encoded by the coding sequence ATGACCAGTGACGCCAAAGTCCGTTTCATGATCGTGGACGATCATCCGAGCATTCGCAAGCTCTGCATGACCGTGGGTACCTCCGTCGGCTTCAGTTGCGTGGAAGCCGAAAGCGCGGAAGCCGCCCTGTCTCAACTGGAAAACGGTTCCCCCGATATCATCCTCACCGACCTGATGATGCCGAACATGAGCGGCCTGGAATTTTTGCCGCGCGTAAAGCAGTTGCTGCCGCGAACGGAAGTGGCGATCATGACCGGCCACGGCTCCATTGAGACCGCGGTGCAGGCCATGAAGCTTGGCGCTTATGACTACATCACCAAGCCCTTTCGCGTTGAAGAACTTAAGCTGCTGTTGCAACGCATGGCGGAAAAGGTGAACCTGGTTGCGGAAAATCAGTTCCTGCGCGACCGTGTAAATGCCGAGATGGAACTCAGCGGCATTGTTGGCTCTTCACACAAAATCCAGGAAGTGCTGCGAATGATTGCCCGCCTGAAAGATACGCGCACGCCTGTGTTGATCACCGGTGAAAGCGGAACAGGCAAAGAGTTAGTGGCGCGGGCCATTCACTATCGCGGTCTGCTTTCCAAGCGGCCTTTTGTGGCTGTGGATTGCGGCTCTCTGGTGCCCACGCTGATCGAAAGCGAATTGTTCGGCTATGAGAAAGGCGCGTTTACCGGCGCCATGCGCTCCAAGGAAGGGCTGTTCCAGACGGCCAATGGCGGGACTATTTTTTTGGACGAGATTGGCGAATTATCTCCGGAATTACAAGCCAAATTGCTGCGCGTGTTGCAGGAAAAAGAAGTGCGGCCAGTCGGCAGCAATCAGAAATTCAAAGTCGATGTGCGAGTGATCGCCGCTACCAATCGTGATCTGGAAGCTGCGCAAAAAGAGGGCACCTTCCGCAAGGACCTTTATTTCCGCCTGAATGTGGTGACGCTGAATCTACCGCCATTGCGGGAAAGACGCTCTGACGTTGTGTCCCTGGTCCACTATTTTTTGGACCGCTTTGCTCCCGGCAAAACCATCACGATTTCTCCTGCGGCCATGGAGGCGATGTTTCAGTATGACTGGCCGGGCAACGTGCGCGAACTGGAAAACTGCATTGAGCGTGCCGTAGCGCTCGGCGATCAGGAAATGATCGAGGTATCTGATCTGCCTCCGGCAGTGCGCAAGCAAAAGGAATGGATCTCTTCCGGGGACGAAATGGATCTCGAATATGAACCGGCTCCATCTTCAAATACCGATCTGGAGGAACTGGAGCGTGAAACGATTCAACGGGTTTTTGAGCAAGTGAATGGCGATAAGGCGCGTGCGAGACAGATGCTCGGGATCAGCCGCGCAACTTTGTACCGGAAACTTAAGCGCTACAACATTGGTCCTGGGGCCAAGGCGGCATCGGCGTCGTCATGA
- a CDS encoding response regulator, with amino-acid sequence MNSGAATLARLPLLLIEDERSVMEFIRTALERNGYACSTANSAAEGIRTLETGRFGGIISDMRTPGGASGADVHSWIVLHRPELKDRMLFITGDTVNENTMKALQSTGVPYIEKPFRVQELINIVERIFGKAE; translated from the coding sequence ATGAACTCCGGCGCTGCAACGCTCGCACGGTTGCCTTTGCTGCTTATTGAAGATGAGCGCTCCGTGATGGAGTTCATCCGCACGGCACTGGAGCGCAATGGCTATGCCTGCAGCACGGCCAACTCCGCGGCGGAAGGCATTCGCACTCTGGAAACCGGCAGATTTGGCGGAATTATTTCCGATATGCGCACGCCCGGCGGAGCCAGCGGCGCGGACGTGCATTCATGGATCGTGCTACATCGGCCGGAACTCAAAGACCGCATGCTTTTTATTACCGGCGATACCGTGAATGAGAACACCATGAAGGCATTGCAGAGCACTGGCGTGCCTTATATTGAAAAGCCTTTTCGAGTGCAGGAACTGATCAATATTGTGGAAAGGATTTTCGGCAAAGCGGAATGA